In Papaver somniferum cultivar HN1 chromosome 1, ASM357369v1, whole genome shotgun sequence, a genomic segment contains:
- the LOC113324528 gene encoding anthranilate synthase beta subunit 1, chloroplastic-like, whose translation MAVSLPSRTIVFQTQRNSQFSTAHISNPQISLNTKLSTPTEKSLSTRNGSLFVRKASAVIGQNGVVVNEKKRDVKNPIVVIDNYDSFTYNLCQYMGEMGCAIEVYRNDELTVEELKKRNPRGILISPGPGTPQDSGISLQTVLELGPIVPLFGVCMGLQCIGEAYGGKIIRAPSGVMHGKSSPVFYDEKGEDGLLAGLPNPFTAGRYHSLVIENESFPGDELEITAWTEDGSIMAVRHKKYKYLQAVQFHPESIITTEGKTIVRNFVKLVEKFENA comes from the coding sequence ATGGCCGTTTCTCTTCCTTCACGAACAATTGTCTTCCAAACCCAAAGAAACTCCCAGTTTTCAACTGCTCACATTTCAAACCCTCAAATTAGTCTCAACACCAAACTCTCTACCCCTACTGAAAAGTCGCTCTCCACTAGAAATGGATCTCTTTTTGTAAGGAAAGCTTCAGCAGTAATTGGTCAGAATGGGGTCGTAGTAAATGAGAAGAAAAGGGACGTAAAAAATCCAATTGTTGTGATTGACAATTATGATAGTTTTACATACAATCTTTGCCAGTACATGGGAGAGATGGGTTGTGCTATTGAAGTCTACAGAAATGATGAACTCACTGTAGAGGAACTCAAAAAGAGAAATCCAAGAGGGATTCTCATATCTCCCGGACCAGGTACCCCTCAAGATTCAGGAATCTCTTTACAAACTGTTCTTGAGCTTGGACCTATTGTTCCCCTGTTTGGTGTTTGTATGGGATTACAATGCATCGGAGAAGCTTATGGTGGAAAGATTATTCGTGCACCATCTGGAGTTATGCACGGCAAAAGCTCTCCGGTGTTTTATGATGAAAAAGGGGAGGATGGTCTGCTTGCAGGTTTACCAAACCCTTTCACTGCTGGTAGATATCACAGCCTTGTGATTGAAAATGAAAGCTTTCCTGGTGATGAATTGGAGATTACAGCATGGACCGAAGATGGATCGATTATGGCTGTCAGGCACAAGAAGTATAAGTATCTTCAGGCTGTTCAATTTCATCCGGAGAGCATCATAACAACTGAAGGGAAGACCATTGTACGCAACTTTGTGAAACTGGTTGAGAAATTTGAGAACGCCTGA
- the LOC113276413 gene encoding F-box protein CPR1-like, which translates to MHITTFSSVFEGHQCESVIDSPFKDKSLNIEIVGSCNGLILMRCSKDYLGSRRWLWNPCTKELKGIVNPTIKHGLLDYHGIGYNRDTDDYSTIVVATRYIERYSNRYRVYEIELCTLGSKLRNTVFGIVSYEIISMDGKAEAIFVFGAFHWIGRRLPSNRLCIVSFDIRRENFIEVVVTPLVSDILNNVDNNHKALGDLAGCLCFIRTYGGFNIDVWVMKDYNVSESWTKLFIARLPVVEKSINSVKLLWEFKNGEVLFVTTTESDHKNRLVLYDPVSKKSKVTIIQHTARNKWNIEAYAERSRDA; encoded by the coding sequence ATGCATATCACAACATTCTCATCAGTATTCGAAGGTCACCAGTGTGAGTCTGTTATCGATTCTCCATTCAAAGATAAAAGTCTAAATATTGAAATTGTTGGTTCTTGTAACGGTTTAATTCTGATGAGATGCTCAAAAGATTACTTGGGGAGTAGGCGTTGGCTTTGGAATCCATGTACTAAAGAGCTGAAAGGAATAGTAAATCCAACAATTAAACATGGATTGTTAGATTATCATGGGATTGGTTATAATCGCGATACAGATGATTATTCCACGATTGTGGTAGCTACCCGTTACATCGAGCGTTACTCGAATCGTTATCGTGTCTATGAAATTGAGCTTTGCACATTAGGATCGAAGTTACGGAACACCGTATTCGGCATCGTTTCTTATGAAATTATAAGTATGGATGGTAAGGCTGAAGCAATATTTGTTTTTGGAGCTTTTCACTGGATAGGGAGACGACTTCCATCCAATAGATTATGTATTGTTTCTTTCGATATCCGTCGAGAGAACTTCATCGAAGTAGTGGTCACCCCACTAGTAAGTGATATATTAAATAACGTTGATAATAATCACAAAGCGTTGGGTGATTTAGCTGGGTGTCTTTGCTTTATACGAACATATGGTGGTTTCAATATTGATGTCTGGGTGATGAAAGATTACAATGTGTCTGAATCATGGACTAAATTGTTCATCGCTCGGCTCCCAGTAGTTGAAAAGTCCATAAACTCTGTGAAATTACTATGGGAGTTCAAGAATGGTGAAGTTTTATTTGTAACAACCACGGAATCAGATCACAAGAATCGTTTAGTTTTATATGACCCGGTTAGTAAAAAATCTAAAGTTaccattatccaacatactgcacgCAACAAATGGAATATAGAGGCTTACGCTGAGAGGAGTCGTGACGCTTGA